A part of Aegilops tauschii subsp. strangulata cultivar AL8/78 chromosome 2, Aet v6.0, whole genome shotgun sequence genomic DNA contains:
- the LOC109737030 gene encoding uncharacterized protein, whose amino-acid sequence MVLEDESSDDNSSLPYMHSETSTDGLNQVPFSLEDPDYKGLELDLIVLCEKHGKPSERLVAFEGTMTGRRFLACAEPEGQNCGFVQWVDEQWPPTMENALLKLWSMVEESKSARVNDNLQSALTIHQLTEEKNKLDADYDKLVKDVHQLVDFQQDRVVDFSYLQSAVTYQHQCRAELVASMNAEMAKKDAAAQKLQQKYELLCNLTSAQATVIQNLKLKNMKEKELLSEARMNLELKNAEFTKFEEKLTQEKLELKLQVADLLKLKENHNEEKQMQEFKITELIKAEEKLKEKIKGIQAILQN is encoded by the exons ATGGTTCTGGAGGACGAGAGCAGCGACGACAACTCAAGCCTCCCGTACATGCACTCAGAAACCTCCACCGATGGGCTGAACCAG GTGCCTTTCTCTCTTGAGGACCCGGATTACAAGGGTCTTGAGCTAGATCTGATAGTGTTGTGCGAGAAGCATGGGAAGCCATCAGAGAGGCTTGTTGCGTTTGAAGGAACAATGACTGGGAGAAGGTTCTTAGCATGTGCAGAGCCG GAAGGTCAAAATTGTGGGTTTGTTCAGTGGGTTGATGAGCAGTGGCCCCCAACAATGGAGAATGCATTGCTGAAGCTTTGGTCAATGGTTGAAGAGAGCAAGTCTGCTAGGGTGAATGATAATCTTCAAAGTGCTCTAACTATTCATCAGTTGACAGAAGAAAAGAACAAGCTGGATGCAGACTATGACAAGTTAGTGAAAGATGTGCATCAACTTGTGGACTTTCAGCAGGATAGGGTTGTGGATTTCAGTTATCTGCAGTCTGCTGTCACATATCAGCACCAATGCAGAGCTGAATTGGTGGCTAGTATGAATGCAGAAATGGCAAAGAAAGATGCAGCTGCACAGAAGCTTCAACAAAAGTATGAACTCCTGTGCAACCTGACAAGTGCTCAAGCAACTGTCATCCAAAACTtgaagttgaagaatatgaaagaGAAGGAATTGTTGAGTGAGGCTAGGATGAATTTGGAGTTGAAGAATGCAGAGTTCACAAAGTTTGAGGAGAAGCTCACCCAAGAGAAGCTAGAGTTGAAGCTCCAGGTTGCTGATCTGCTGAAGCTCAAGGAAAACCATAATGAAGAGAAGCAGATGCAAGAGTTTAAGATTACTGAGCTCATCAAGGCAGAGGAGAAGCTGAAGGAGAAGATCAAGGGGATCCAGGCCATCTTGCAGAACTGA